The genomic window ACGCTAAAACACCGTTCCGGCCTGTGGCCTCCACTGGACGCCCAAAGCTCCGCTTCTTTTGTGCATTTGCTTCGCAAATTTTCGCACAAAAGCAGCTCCACTTTGTGCGCCGTTTAGCTCTGCGTTAGAGTTGCGAGCATCATAGTCATGAGCGATTTCAATTTAAAGGTAAAGAGTTCAGTTTTAAACGCTTTACTAGCAGCTGTTGGTGTTCTATCTCTTTCTTTTACGATTCTTGAAAACTTAGAGAATGCAATGGTTGTTCTTACCGGTATCGCGTTTATAACGGCATCTATATTTGGCTGGTTTTTCTCGGGATGGTATAAGCTTATTCCTGGCGAGCGCTTTCAATACGAGCCCTATGTTGCAACGGTAATTATAAGTTTTCCGTCAGCGCTCACATCAGGGTTACTATATATGGGCGCAATGGCAATTAGTTCAGGCTCTATACCAATTTTAGAAGCGATTATGGCCGGTACAATCGGTGGTTTAATGGGTGCTGTATTTGTATTGCCTATATCAATAATTCTTGGTGCTGCTTTGGGGCGGTATTTAATTAATGGCCAAAAACTCTAACAAGGCCCACCAGGCTCAGCCGCATCGCGGCTTGGACCTTCGTTCCGGCGCTTGTTTTGTGCTTTTCGCTACGCTTGCACAAAACAATCACCTCCACTGCGGCCCCTGTGGGCGGCGTTATACGAAACCAATATGAAAGAATGGCGTGATGTAAAAAAAGAATTAGAGCCAGAGGGTTCGTTAAGAGATATCTATATTGAAGATATCGATGAGTCCGTTTGGGATCTATTTCTACACAACATTCGTGGTTCGGTTTACGAATTGAAATTTACACATGGCCAAAATCTTGTTAGTTTACCGGAAAACTTTAATGAAATTAGGCATTTGCAAGAATCCGATCCCACAACGCTCGGCATTGTTTTAGAGAATGGCATTTGTATAAACTGCCATTTCTTCGTCGAATCGGAAATAGAGTTAGATCTTTCACCTAGAGAGATTGATAGCGAAAGTAAATTTAAAAGTCTAGTTAGCTTTTTAAGCTGACTGAATGTAAGTTTGTGTAAACCGGTTAAACTTACTCACGAAAACGCTCAAACTGAGGTTATCCTTTGTTTAAGTTAAAATCGTATAACAAGTCGTGCCAGTCGGACAGTTTGTTCCGTGGCTTTTTTTGTGCTTTCCGCTACGCTCGCACAAAACGCCACTCCACAAACTGCCGCTGCACTTTGCGTTAGGCAACTGAGGAGGAGAAATGCTCAGCTACCTCGAAAAGAAAGCAATTACCCGATACATCAAAAATAGAGTGGCGGCCTTTCCTAAAGAGGAGAAGGTTCACTTCATACAAGCAGGATATCAAATAGATCAGGCTGGTCTATTCTATCTTTACATAGACACAAATGAAGGTGCAGGCCCAGATGGTTCATGGACTCTCGAACTAGCCCAGGAAGAGGGCATCTTGTCGCTGCCCACGTTTCAAAGCTTCAAAGATTACGATGCCCAATCTGAGAAAAAAGGTGAATTAATAAAGAAAGTGATTCTAAAATTAAGAGACGAGGGTATATTTAAAGAACTCAATCTTGCAGAAGGGTGCGATATTGGGATTGAGGAGTTCGATGGAGGTTGGAGCTGGCCCGAATATGAAAAGCGTAAAACAGAAAACCTTGCCTAACAATACGCTCAAGCACCACTAAAACTAGCATCACGGTGGTTCATTCCTGGTTTTTATTTCACTCGCGCATCGGCTGCAAACTGTCGGCCGGTCGGTTTTTCTCCGTTGTGGATTATTATTTTCGTCTGTTGGTCCGCTGTTGTAGTTTATGGTTGTTCGCTGGGTATTGATTTCTGTGTGTGGTGAATCCGAATAGTCTTTGTTTTCGTTCGTTTTATTTTTCTCGGGTTGTCGCCAAGCCACGCGGTTCATTAACGTATTGATTTTGTTTTCTGTATGCATTTCAAATACGTCTGATAGTTGGGTGTATCGAGCTGTCGTATTAGGTGATACATGCCCCATTTCTTGTTGTATTTTTCTCAGGCTTATATTTGCTTCTGTCAACAGTGTTCCATAGCTGTGTCTAAGGGAGTGTATGGATATTTTTTTTCTAATCCCTGAGTGACGGACTATGCTTCTGAACTTCTGTTGTAGGCGACCTCTTCCCATGTGGATGGTGGCGTCTTGTCGCTGTGCTGCGGTATTACCGCTAGGAAATAGGTAGTTCGGATTACGGTGTGTTTTCCAGTATTTTCTTAGTGCTTGCAGTGCGGATAGGGGGAGTGTGACATAGCGGTCTTTTTTACCTTTTCCCTCACGAATATGTACTTTCATACGCTCGCTGTCTATATCTCCAACTTTTAGGTTTAGTGTTTCGCTTAAACGTAACCCCATGCTAAAGCAAACAAGTATAAATGTTTGATAGCGCAAGTCTTTGGCGCTATCAAGTAATCGATGTATTTCGTCAATGGTAAGTACGTCTGGCAGGACCTTCACAACAGGTGGTTTGACGATATTTACCCATTTCCATTCTTTTTGTAGTACGTATTTGTAGAAAAACTGGAGGCCGTTCCTATCGGTTTTTACTGTTGACCAAGAGTGCGTCTGGATGAGTGATTGGAAATATTTTTCGAAGTGATCTTGAGTCAACGTGTCTGGTGATTCGTCGAAAAAGTAAGTGATTCGACGTACTGCGCGAGAATAAGCGTCGATTGTTGTTGCGGCTTTTCCTTGTCGAATTAGCGCATTAATATGTTTATTGTAAAGCGCTTCATAACGTAATTGGTCCGTTTTTAACATCTGCAGTTCCTAGATTTTAGTTTGACTGAAAGTGCCTTAGTACTAGTAGGCGTGAATATTGATGAACAGGTGTGTTGTGGCTTGCAGCTAGGTAGGGGCGGTGAGGGTTAGTACTTAATTACGTGAGGTGGAGGTCTCGATTGCGGTTGAGTCCTGCGCTTTAGAGTGGTGGAAAAATGAGTATGGTCTTGGGATGACGGGGCTGGTTGGCGGGTTTGATTGTGATTGGTACGCCTAGAGTTTAATTTAAACTATATGGCTTGGGCTTGGCGATCAGTGTTAAGTCGTTCGATTGTTCTCGCTTTATATTTTTTGTGGGTCATCAGAAGCGGCTTTAATGGTTCGGTATTAATTTTGGGCTCATGTCGTGGGGCTTCTCCGTTGTGGTTATTCTTCCCGACGAGGTGAGACGTGTTTGATTGGCTTTTGACTTGTGTAGTTACTATGTCCTCTGTTTAAGTTGGTTTTTACCAAAAATTAAACATCCCCCCAAACAAATTGCAGAATAGATAGCGCTGCGATAGGGGCTGTTTCTGTTCTTAGTATTCGAGGGCCTAGTGCTAATGCATTAAAGCCTTTTCGTTCGGCATTTTGGATTTCGTTATCGGTCAAGCCGCCTTCTGGGCCAATGAGTAGAGCTGCGCTCTTAGGTTTGGTTATGTCACGCAATTTTTTGTGGGTGCGGTGATGTAGCACGAACTTTTGTTCGGCTTGTGTCGAGGCTAAGTACTCATCAAGAGGGCAAGCTGGTAGTAATGTTGGCAAGGTGTTACGTGTACATTGCTCGCAGGCTGAGATGAGTATTTGCTGCCAATGTTGCATTTTCTTTTCTAGGCGCTCGCCTTTCAATTTAACTTCAGATCGGTCCGCAAATAGCGGTATTATACGGCTAACGCCAAGCTCGGTGGCTTTTTGCAAAACCCAATCCATTCGGTCGCCCCGAGATATACCAATAGCTAATTCCGTTTGTAGGCTACTTTCGCTTTCGCGGGTGTTGTGTTTACCAACTTTGCAGAAAACATTTTTTTTACCTGCGCTTTCTATTACCGCGCTGTATTCACCGCCCTTACCATTAAATAAAATAAGTTCACGCCCGCTTTCCATCCGCAGTACTTTTAATAAGTAGTGAGCCGTTGGGCCATCTAGGTCTAGGTTTGCATTGGCGGTAATCGGTTTGTCGATATAGATGCGGGGAATACGCATGATAAATCCAATATTCGAATAGCTAGGCAATACTAAGTATGAGTAGCTAGTTACGTGTTGAAGGGATAATTTAGATGTTACTTGTGGGTTACAGTGATCTGGCTAAAAATAAATTTATACTTTAATGGACTAAATAGTCAACATGGCGACAAACTATAATTACTAGTTTTTATTAACCAGTAATTATAGTTTGAATTCAACACTTGACATAAAGTTTGGCAAAACCAAACTCACTGTTAGCTGTTAGCTGTTAGCTGTTAGCTGTTAGCTGTTAGCTGTTAGCTGTTAGCTGTTAGCTGTTAGCTGTTAGCTGTTAGCTGTTAGCTGTTAGCTGTTAGCTGTTAGCTGTTAGCTGTTAGCTGTTAGCTGTTAGCTAGCCCCTAATGTTCATGCCCACAACCTTCGTGGTTGTGTTCTTGCGCATCGGGTGCGTCTTCTAGCCCTAGGTTCTTAATAATAGTCGCCGTGGGCTCGGTTTGGTTCATGGTGTAGAAGTGTAAACCTGGTGCGCCGGCATCTAGTAATGTGTCGCACAGTTCGCTTATCCAATCTATACCAAACGATATTAACGCTTCTTGGTTGTCGCCAAACGATTCCATGCGTTTGCGCATCCAGCGAGGAATATCTGCTCCGCAGCTATCGCTAAAGCGTGCCAAGTTACGATAATTTAGAATGGGCATAATACCTGGGTAAATAGGTTGGTCTATGCCTTCTTTTTGGCATTGATCCATAAAGTAAAAATACGCATCGGGGTTAAAAAAGTACTGGGTAATAGCACTGTTGGCGCCCGCGTCGAATTTACCTTTTAGGTAGCGTACATCATCCAAGTAGGAGGTGGCCTCTGGGTGAATTTCTGGGTAAGCGGCTACTTCTAGATGGAAATAGTCGTCGAAATGTTTGCGAATGAATGCAACCAATTCGTTGGCATATACCAATTGCTGGGCGCCGCCTACGCCAGAAGGCATGTCGCCACGAAGGGCGACAATGCGGTCTACACCCATGTCTTTGTATTCTTGCAGTAGCGGTAAAATTGTTTGCTCTGTATCGCCGCCAAAGCTTAGGTGTGGGGCAACGTTTAGGCCTTCTTCGCGCATTTTTTTCACTATACCTTTAGTGTTGTCGCGGGTAGAGCCGCCAGCACCGTAGGTAACAGAGAAAAAGTCTGGGTGAATATCGTTTAGTTCTTTGCGCACGGTAATGAGTTTTTCTCTGCCCACGTCTGTTTTGGGCGGGAAGAATTCAAAACTCAACCGAAACTCTTGTTGTTCGCTCATAGCGATTACCTTCTTTAATAGTCCGTGCTGAGCGTGTCAGCACGGTAATTATTAATTTAAAGCCTACAGGTGTTGTTTAGTACTTGTAGGATTCTGGCTTGTATGGGCCATCTATTTCTACGCCTATGTATTCAGCTTGTGCCGGGGTAAGTTTGGTCATTACGCCGCCAAAACCTTCTACCATG from Saccharophagus degradans 2-40 includes these protein-coding regions:
- a CDS encoding 16S rRNA (uracil(1498)-N(3))-methyltransferase; the protein is MRIPRIYIDKPITANANLDLDGPTAHYLLKVLRMESGRELILFNGKGGEYSAVIESAGKKNVFCKVGKHNTRESESSLQTELAIGISRGDRMDWVLQKATELGVSRIIPLFADRSEVKLKGERLEKKMQHWQQILISACEQCTRNTLPTLLPACPLDEYLASTQAEQKFVLHHRTHKKLRDITKPKSAALLIGPEGGLTDNEIQNAERKGFNALALGPRILRTETAPIAALSILQFVWGDV
- the metF gene encoding methylenetetrahydrofolate reductase [NAD(P)H], translated to MSEQQEFRLSFEFFPPKTDVGREKLITVRKELNDIHPDFFSVTYGAGGSTRDNTKGIVKKMREEGLNVAPHLSFGGDTEQTILPLLQEYKDMGVDRIVALRGDMPSGVGGAQQLVYANELVAFIRKHFDDYFHLEVAAYPEIHPEATSYLDDVRYLKGKFDAGANSAITQYFFNPDAYFYFMDQCQKEGIDQPIYPGIMPILNYRNLARFSDSCGADIPRWMRKRMESFGDNQEALISFGIDWISELCDTLLDAGAPGLHFYTMNQTEPTATIIKNLGLEDAPDAQEHNHEGCGHEH
- a CDS encoding glutaredoxin, which translates into the protein MVVLTGIAFITASIFGWFFSGWYKLIPGERFQYEPYVATVIISFPSALTSGLLYMGAMAISSGSIPILEAIMAGTIGGLMGAVFVLPISIILGAALGRYLINGQKL
- a CDS encoding tyrosine-type recombinase/integrase — its product is MLKTDQLRYEALYNKHINALIRQGKAATTIDAYSRAVRRITYFFDESPDTLTQDHFEKYFQSLIQTHSWSTVKTDRNGLQFFYKYVLQKEWKWVNIVKPPVVKVLPDVLTIDEIHRLLDSAKDLRYQTFILVCFSMGLRLSETLNLKVGDIDSERMKVHIREGKGKKDRYVTLPLSALQALRKYWKTHRNPNYLFPSGNTAAQRQDATIHMGRGRLQQKFRSIVRHSGIRKKISIHSLRHSYGTLLTEANISLRKIQQEMGHVSPNTTARYTQLSDVFEMHTENKINTLMNRVAWRQPEKNKTNENKDYSDSPHTEINTQRTTINYNSGPTDENNNPQRRKTDRPTVCSRCASEIKTRNEPP